Proteins encoded within one genomic window of Granulicella pectinivorans:
- a CDS encoding energy transducer TonB — translation MTRWMITVVLLLAGVPSPAQSNEADLTARLLGKQLYLRGLWGSDKLKFDGAGVPEGDAGTTSCTLSGIEIESVKLKSGKLVLEGRRYGIVYDRSMPKRIAMDVTVVMGMGTKPEKMHLEVMEPAGKNYGPALDAIFLDDFGKVGGSCRDGWRSFAEKQLAITSTAPIKSGAAPVVEEKKMDALRVGRDGVKAPVPLKMPDPVFSQAARAMRVSGNVLVYLWVGPDGRPSHIRVIRPLGLGLDESAVTAVAGYQFRPALRGDEAVTVEMNVEVNFQIF, via the coding sequence GTGACGCGTTGGATGATAACCGTGGTGTTGCTGTTGGCGGGCGTGCCATCGCCTGCGCAATCGAACGAGGCGGACCTGACAGCAAGGCTGCTGGGGAAGCAGTTGTATCTGCGTGGGCTGTGGGGAAGCGACAAGCTGAAGTTCGATGGTGCGGGTGTACCTGAGGGCGACGCCGGGACGACCTCCTGCACGCTCTCCGGTATTGAGATTGAGTCGGTGAAGTTAAAGAGCGGAAAGCTGGTTCTGGAGGGGCGGCGGTACGGCATCGTCTATGACAGATCGATGCCGAAGCGGATTGCGATGGATGTAACCGTCGTCATGGGTATGGGGACCAAGCCGGAGAAGATGCATCTTGAAGTGATGGAACCGGCGGGCAAGAACTACGGGCCTGCGCTCGATGCGATCTTTCTGGATGACTTCGGCAAGGTGGGCGGATCGTGCCGCGATGGCTGGCGGAGCTTTGCGGAGAAGCAGCTTGCGATCACTTCGACGGCGCCGATAAAAAGCGGCGCGGCGCCGGTGGTGGAGGAGAAGAAGATGGATGCGCTGCGCGTCGGTCGCGACGGCGTCAAGGCACCGGTACCGCTGAAGATGCCGGATCCTGTGTTCAGTCAGGCGGCCCGCGCCATGAGAGTCTCGGGGAATGTGCTGGTCTATCTCTGGGTGGGGCCTGACGGCCGGCCCAGCCATATCCGTGTGATTCGCCCGTTGGGGCTGGGATTGGACGAGTCGGCTGTCACCGCGGTGGCGGGTTATCAGTTCAGACCGGCGCTGCGCGGCGACGAGGCGGTGACGGTGGAGATGAACGTCGAGGTTAACTTCCAGATCTTCTGA
- a CDS encoding putative N-acetylmannosamine-6-phosphate 2-epimerase has product MLTTLASLHRQLVVSCQAAPNDPMEDTDTLRRVARSAVLGGAKALRLNSPQDIRAVRLDTQVPIIGIQKSYRGGMLRITPTFADAAALAAAGADIVALDCTDRTHSYGEPWREIVARIKAELNVLVMADIATLRDGIAAAQAGCDLIGTTLNGYTEETAGTTSFDFELVGAIASATQRPVVAEGHIGTPTEARRALDAGAWCVVVGSAITRPGTITANFLRAIDAPVSHGIAHAIGIDIGGTAIKAAIVNSTGEVSSHISIPTQASGGRAVIAASLLEAVRQTLATASVHSIGLTGIGIASAGAIDAENGIVFAATENLPGWAGFDIRGFLAGHTSLPIFVENDAQAAALSELHYGAGRGLSSFVALTIGTGIGGGLVVDGKLQRGQHGFAGTIGHQVIRFDGEPCNCGRNGCLEAYVSTAALIRAYQAPKPLEGDDATKARNIANLSIAGDPAARAAYTTLATHLAEGLANVFNILDPEAVIVSGGLIEGQPTFLEELQQKTQSLLHFGTKRPPRILHATAGHYAGVQGAAASVFNAHSE; this is encoded by the coding sequence ATGCTTACAACACTCGCCAGCCTACACCGTCAGCTCGTCGTCTCCTGCCAGGCCGCGCCGAACGATCCCATGGAAGACACCGATACGCTCCGTCGTGTCGCCCGCTCCGCCGTGCTCGGCGGAGCGAAGGCCCTCCGCCTCAACTCCCCGCAAGACATCCGCGCCGTGCGCCTCGACACGCAGGTGCCCATCATCGGCATCCAGAAGAGCTACCGTGGCGGCATGCTCCGCATCACCCCCACCTTCGCCGACGCTGCAGCCCTCGCCGCTGCCGGAGCCGACATCGTCGCGCTCGACTGCACCGACCGCACCCACTCCTATGGCGAACCGTGGCGCGAGATCGTCGCCCGCATCAAGGCTGAGCTCAACGTCCTCGTCATGGCCGACATCGCCACCCTCCGCGACGGCATCGCCGCCGCCCAGGCCGGCTGCGATCTCATCGGCACCACCCTCAACGGATACACCGAAGAGACCGCCGGCACCACCTCCTTCGACTTCGAACTGGTCGGTGCCATCGCCAGCGCGACCCAGCGTCCCGTCGTCGCGGAAGGCCACATCGGCACACCCACCGAAGCCCGCCGCGCCCTCGATGCCGGAGCATGGTGCGTCGTCGTCGGCTCCGCCATCACGCGCCCCGGTACCATCACCGCCAACTTCCTCCGCGCGATCGATGCCCCCGTCTCTCATGGCATTGCCCATGCCATCGGAATCGACATCGGCGGCACCGCCATCAAGGCGGCCATCGTCAATTCCACCGGTGAGGTTTCATCCCACATCTCGATCCCCACCCAGGCCTCCGGTGGCCGCGCCGTCATCGCAGCCTCCCTGCTCGAGGCCGTCCGGCAGACCCTCGCCACGGCCTCCGTGCATAGCATCGGACTCACCGGCATCGGCATCGCCAGCGCCGGAGCCATCGACGCCGAGAACGGCATCGTCTTCGCCGCCACCGAAAACCTCCCCGGATGGGCTGGGTTCGACATCCGCGGCTTCCTCGCCGGCCACACCTCCCTCCCCATCTTCGTGGAAAACGACGCGCAGGCAGCCGCCCTCTCTGAGCTTCACTACGGCGCGGGCCGAGGCCTCTCCAGCTTCGTTGCGCTCACCATCGGCACCGGCATTGGGGGTGGCCTCGTCGTCGATGGCAAGCTGCAGCGCGGCCAGCACGGATTCGCCGGCACCATCGGCCACCAGGTCATCCGCTTCGACGGAGAGCCCTGCAACTGCGGCCGCAACGGATGCCTTGAGGCCTACGTCTCCACCGCAGCGCTCATCCGCGCGTATCAGGCGCCCAAGCCTCTCGAGGGCGACGACGCCACCAAAGCGCGCAACATCGCAAACCTCTCCATCGCCGGAGACCCCGCAGCCCGCGCCGCCTACACCACGCTCGCCACGCATCTCGCCGAAGGCCTGGCGAACGTGTTCAACATCCTCGACCCCGAAGCCGTCATCGTCTCCGGCGGTCTCATCGAGGGACAACCAACCTTCCTCGAAGAGCTTCAGCAGAAGACCCAGTCCCTACTCCACTTCGGCACCAAACGCCCGCCCAGAATCCTGCACGCCACAGCCGGGCACTACGCCGGGGTACAAGGCGCCGCCGCTTCCGTCTTCAACGCACACTCTGAATGA
- a CDS encoding L-rhamnose/proton symporter RhaT has protein sequence MGVNVEGVVAFGALLALLSGAMNGLFTMPMRFLGRWSWENVWSVFIAGACLVLPVVMVSAAPGSWNVLMHAPGHAVIIALSTGFAWGFGAVMFGQSVSAIGIALANTFVLAISSALGSLIPMLLLTPEKIHERAGVAILSGIAVEIVGIALCGRAGMMREKAAASGDAAQRGDLVGKARPMAVALLLVVGSGLLSAVFNIGFALAHPIAAFGQAEGLTEFASTNLIWILMMGGGAVSNLGFCAYLLIKNRSAGKFLQPGGGRLYGLGLVMALLWGGSIFVYGAAAPKLGALGASIGWPLSLATGLLVANVVGLTLGEWKGAPKGSLAWMFSGISILIVAIVILSKAN, from the coding sequence ATGGGAGTCAACGTGGAAGGTGTCGTTGCGTTCGGTGCTCTGCTGGCCCTGCTGTCCGGGGCGATGAATGGTTTATTCACGATGCCCATGCGTTTCCTGGGGCGGTGGTCCTGGGAGAATGTGTGGAGCGTGTTCATCGCCGGTGCGTGTTTGGTGCTGCCGGTGGTGATGGTGTCGGCTGCTCCGGGGAGTTGGAACGTCCTGATGCATGCTCCGGGGCATGCGGTGATCATCGCGTTGTCTACGGGGTTTGCGTGGGGCTTTGGCGCGGTGATGTTCGGGCAGAGCGTGAGCGCGATCGGCATTGCGCTGGCGAATACGTTTGTGCTCGCGATCAGTTCCGCGCTGGGTTCGCTGATTCCGATGTTGCTGCTGACGCCGGAGAAGATTCATGAGCGGGCCGGCGTGGCGATCCTGTCGGGCATTGCGGTGGAGATTGTGGGTATCGCGCTGTGCGGGCGTGCAGGCATGATGCGCGAGAAGGCGGCCGCGAGTGGGGATGCGGCGCAGCGTGGGGATCTGGTGGGGAAGGCGCGTCCGATGGCGGTGGCGCTTCTGTTGGTGGTGGGATCGGGGTTGTTGTCGGCGGTCTTCAATATCGGGTTTGCGCTGGCGCATCCGATTGCGGCGTTTGGACAGGCTGAAGGGTTGACGGAGTTCGCCAGTACGAATCTGATCTGGATTCTCATGATGGGCGGCGGGGCGGTTTCGAACCTGGGCTTCTGCGCGTATCTGCTGATCAAGAACAGGAGTGCGGGCAAGTTTCTGCAGCCTGGGGGTGGGAGGCTGTATGGGCTTGGGCTGGTGATGGCTCTGCTTTGGGGTGGAAGCATCTTTGTGTATGGCGCGGCAGCTCCGAAGCTGGGTGCGCTGGGCGCCTCGATCGGATGGCCTCTAAGCCTTGCGACTGGATTGCTGGTCGCGAATGTCGTTGGACTGACCTTGGGCGAGTGGAAGGGTGCGCCGAAGGGTTCGTTGGCATGGATGTTCTCTGGAATAAGCATTTTGATCGTCGCGATTGTTATCTTGAGTAAAGCCAATTAA
- a CDS encoding FAD-dependent oxidoreductase encodes MLVRVMAVWMVCASVMAQEPKRLLDVMKVSVDGAPGAALVVPVKGPVHEVSCEIVIVGAGLGGVSAALAATKAGHTVCMTEPTLWVGGQATSQGVSAFDDNKWIDTTGGTASYLDLSHRIRAYYAGFRRDKTVSVEQSIQGSMSNPGGCWVGRLCFEPEPAEKILREMLQPAIATGTLKLWTHTVPVEVQKDKRRFEAVVAYDFGTSSWLRLKGQYFVEASELGELLPLSGTPFRKGAEAQSETHERNAPVVADPHASQSFTYPFILEKAATQGGLGEVKPPQYESFLPHYTMVVDYGKGKLLTYGFYEAKKGLPGSFWVYRRSIDAARFDPAKFPEDRAMINWSSNDHCDANLLSDDPQLQAKALQDAKRASLGFAWWIRHEVPRDGGEGKGYPELAVMPHAMGSDDGLSQHPYIRESRRIVPLRTIVEEDLAVDFQPGARAALYPDSVGIGWYPIDIHSCDRQDFVSASKPYEIPLGSLIAKDVDNLMAVGKAMGTTHITNGAYRLHPTEWAAGEAAGATLAWALEHKVGLAAIDGDKTQMAGLQKALVQKGHPVFWYDDVPVASPGFAAMQMGGAQRWWTADATTLHGEGDAPMTEGEIVAALGGRPSARAKMGQMTWPDVHALGYDTGIRTGVVRRREFASWMLERMR; translated from the coding sequence ATGCTTGTACGCGTGATGGCTGTCTGGATGGTGTGTGCTTCGGTGATGGCGCAGGAGCCGAAGAGGCTGCTGGATGTGATGAAGGTGTCGGTCGACGGCGCGCCCGGTGCTGCGCTGGTGGTTCCGGTCAAGGGGCCGGTGCATGAGGTGTCCTGCGAGATTGTGATTGTGGGCGCGGGACTTGGTGGGGTGAGCGCTGCTCTTGCGGCGACGAAGGCGGGTCATACGGTTTGCATGACGGAGCCCACGCTCTGGGTGGGCGGGCAGGCCACGTCGCAGGGCGTGTCGGCCTTCGATGACAACAAGTGGATCGATACGACGGGTGGGACGGCGAGCTACCTGGATCTGAGCCATCGCATACGCGCCTATTATGCCGGGTTCCGGCGGGACAAGACGGTGAGCGTGGAGCAGTCGATCCAGGGATCGATGTCGAACCCAGGTGGATGCTGGGTGGGACGGCTTTGCTTTGAGCCGGAGCCGGCGGAAAAGATTCTGAGGGAGATGCTGCAGCCGGCGATTGCCACAGGCACGCTGAAGCTCTGGACTCACACTGTGCCGGTGGAGGTGCAGAAAGACAAACGACGCTTCGAAGCGGTCGTCGCGTATGACTTTGGCACGTCGTCGTGGCTGAGGCTGAAGGGGCAGTACTTTGTAGAGGCGAGCGAGCTTGGGGAGTTGCTGCCTCTGAGCGGGACGCCCTTTCGCAAGGGCGCGGAGGCGCAGTCGGAGACCCATGAGCGCAATGCGCCGGTTGTCGCGGACCCGCATGCCAGCCAGAGCTTTACGTATCCGTTCATCCTGGAGAAGGCTGCGACGCAGGGCGGATTGGGTGAGGTTAAGCCACCGCAGTATGAGAGCTTTCTGCCGCACTATACGATGGTGGTGGACTACGGCAAAGGGAAGCTGCTGACGTACGGGTTCTATGAGGCGAAGAAGGGGCTGCCAGGGTCGTTCTGGGTGTACCGGCGTTCGATCGACGCGGCGCGGTTCGATCCGGCGAAGTTTCCGGAGGATCGGGCGATGATCAACTGGAGCAGCAACGACCATTGCGATGCGAATCTCCTGAGCGATGATCCGCAGCTCCAGGCCAAGGCTTTGCAGGATGCGAAGAGGGCTTCGCTGGGGTTTGCATGGTGGATTCGGCATGAGGTTCCGCGTGATGGCGGCGAGGGTAAGGGATATCCGGAGCTGGCGGTGATGCCGCATGCGATGGGCAGCGACGATGGGTTGTCGCAGCATCCTTACATCCGGGAGTCGCGGCGGATCGTGCCTTTGCGGACGATCGTCGAGGAGGATCTGGCGGTGGACTTTCAGCCGGGTGCGCGGGCGGCGCTGTATCCGGATAGCGTGGGGATTGGCTGGTATCCGATCGATATTCATAGCTGCGACCGGCAGGACTTCGTGTCCGCGTCGAAGCCGTATGAGATTCCGCTTGGTTCGCTCATCGCGAAGGACGTGGACAACCTGATGGCGGTGGGTAAGGCAATGGGGACGACGCATATTACGAATGGCGCGTATCGTCTGCATCCCACCGAGTGGGCCGCGGGCGAGGCCGCTGGAGCCACGCTGGCGTGGGCTCTGGAGCACAAGGTCGGGCTGGCGGCGATCGATGGGGATAAGACCCAGATGGCTGGTTTGCAGAAAGCCCTCGTGCAGAAGGGGCATCCGGTGTTCTGGTACGACGATGTGCCGGTTGCTTCTCCCGGGTTTGCCGCGATGCAGATGGGGGGCGCGCAGCGGTGGTGGACGGCGGACGCTACCACGCTGCATGGCGAAGGGGACGCACCCATGACGGAAGGCGAGATCGTGGCCGCGCTGGGCGGCAGGCCGAGCGCTCGAGCAAAGATGGGACAAATGACGTGGCCGGATGTGCATGCGCTCGGATACGATACCGGGATACGCACAGGTGTCGTTCGCAGGCGGGAGTTCGCGAGCTGGATGCTGGAGCGAATGCGCTAA
- a CDS encoding flavin monoamine oxidase family protein: MPLTRRVFLERIAQIGGYAATFSAMNTLGLIPAVGQSSLPILAPDFGRGKTVLILGAGIAGLTAAYELRKAGFTCTILEARNRPGGRSWSVRDGSTITTTDGETQHCTWSNGGYLNAGPARIPSHHTHLLDYCQQLGVPVEVEVNVSRSALMQSPLLNGGKPVEQRQVVYDTRGYLAELLAKCIDRKALDAELTPEDRERMLAFLTTYGDLEDGKYTGTTRAGFTTPRGAGLSKEVLHQPLKLSELLAADLSKGEVYEDQIDWQVTMFQPVGGMDRIPYGFARAMPQDMIVYEAPVTEITTSDNGVTVAYTHSGTPKTAKADFCICTMPISVLAKTKNNFTPETRKAFTGMPMTALYKIAWEAPRFWEKENRIYGGISFLTHPVDIVWYPTDKLFSPTGVIVAGFNLEHDAAGKPTAFGALPNTHAKLEASRSAVETLHPGRGSLLTKPIYINWSKTPYSLGCFANNHLATSDPAYAQLDKPQGRTYFAGDYLSHLVGWQEGAVLSAHHAIDRIATTLKS; this comes from the coding sequence ATGCCCCTCACCCGCCGTGTCTTTCTCGAGCGCATCGCCCAAATCGGCGGTTACGCTGCCACCTTCTCCGCCATGAACACCCTCGGCCTCATCCCCGCAGTGGGCCAGTCCTCCCTTCCCATCCTTGCCCCCGACTTCGGCCGCGGGAAGACAGTCCTCATCCTCGGTGCCGGAATTGCCGGGCTCACCGCAGCCTATGAGCTTCGCAAGGCCGGCTTCACCTGCACCATCCTCGAAGCCCGCAACCGCCCTGGAGGCCGCTCCTGGTCCGTCCGCGACGGCAGCACCATCACCACCACCGACGGCGAGACCCAGCACTGTACCTGGTCGAACGGCGGCTACCTCAACGCCGGCCCAGCCCGCATTCCCTCGCATCACACCCACCTCCTCGACTACTGTCAGCAGCTCGGCGTTCCCGTCGAAGTCGAGGTCAACGTCTCCCGCTCCGCCCTCATGCAGTCCCCGCTGCTCAACGGCGGCAAGCCCGTCGAGCAGCGTCAGGTCGTCTACGACACCCGCGGATACCTCGCCGAACTCCTCGCCAAATGCATCGACCGCAAAGCTCTCGATGCCGAACTCACCCCCGAAGACCGTGAGCGCATGCTCGCCTTTCTGACCACCTACGGCGACCTCGAAGACGGGAAGTACACCGGCACCACCCGCGCCGGCTTCACCACGCCACGCGGAGCAGGACTCTCGAAGGAGGTCCTTCACCAGCCACTCAAGCTCTCCGAGCTCCTCGCCGCCGATCTCAGCAAAGGCGAGGTCTACGAAGATCAGATCGACTGGCAGGTCACCATGTTCCAGCCCGTCGGCGGCATGGACCGCATCCCCTACGGCTTCGCCCGCGCCATGCCGCAGGACATGATCGTCTACGAAGCACCCGTCACCGAGATCACCACCAGCGACAACGGCGTCACCGTTGCCTACACCCACTCCGGCACTCCGAAGACCGCAAAAGCCGACTTCTGCATCTGCACGATGCCCATCTCGGTGCTCGCGAAAACAAAGAACAACTTCACCCCCGAGACCAGGAAGGCCTTCACCGGCATGCCCATGACCGCCCTCTACAAGATCGCCTGGGAAGCCCCGCGCTTCTGGGAGAAGGAGAACCGCATCTACGGCGGCATCTCCTTCCTCACCCACCCCGTCGACATCGTCTGGTACCCCACCGACAAGCTCTTCTCGCCCACCGGCGTAATAGTCGCCGGCTTCAACCTGGAGCACGACGCCGCCGGCAAACCCACCGCCTTTGGTGCCCTGCCCAACACACACGCCAAGCTCGAAGCCTCCCGGTCGGCCGTAGAAACCCTTCACCCGGGCCGCGGCTCGCTGCTCACCAAGCCCATCTACATCAACTGGTCGAAGACCCCCTACTCACTCGGCTGCTTCGCCAACAACCACCTCGCCACGAGCGACCCAGCCTACGCCCAACTCGACAAGCCGCAAGGCCGTACCTACTTCGCCGGCGACTACCTCTCGCATCTCGTAGGCTGGCAGGAGGGTGCCGTCCTCTCAGCCCACCACGCCATCGATCGCATCGCCACCACCCTCAAGTCCTGA
- a CDS encoding SET domain-containing protein, whose protein sequence is MLPTLVIRSSSIHAAGCYTTRTLRKGTRVCEYEGPRMTKEVADARYAERFVTYLFGYGEDDMVIDGFGTPMFFNHSCNPNCESEEVDGHIYISTLRAIKPGEELTYEYNLFDSDDATADCDCGAPNCRKTMFSPLELKRRARLERAKAKAAARQAAD, encoded by the coding sequence ATGCTCCCGACGCTCGTCATTCGCTCCTCCTCTATCCACGCCGCAGGCTGCTACACCACCCGCACCCTCCGCAAGGGAACGCGCGTCTGCGAGTACGAAGGTCCACGCATGACCAAGGAAGTCGCCGACGCCCGCTACGCCGAACGCTTCGTCACCTACCTCTTCGGCTACGGCGAGGACGACATGGTCATCGACGGCTTCGGCACGCCCATGTTCTTCAATCACTCCTGCAATCCCAACTGCGAGTCCGAAGAGGTCGACGGACACATTTACATCTCGACCCTGCGCGCCATCAAGCCCGGCGAAGAGCTCACCTACGAGTACAACCTCTTCGACTCCGACGACGCCACCGCCGACTGCGACTGCGGCGCTCCCAACTGCCGCAAGACCATGTTCAGCCCCCTCGAACTCAAGCGCCGCGCCCGCCTCGAACGTGCCAAGGCCAAAGCCGCCGCCAGACAAGCCGCCGATTGA
- a CDS encoding GntR family transcriptional regulator translates to MKKRQGREAKKVTPAVTKRGDGFVPLDKNSFEPLYFQMQKQMEQKIRSGKLAVHDPLPGEAELSRIFGVSRMTSRQALQGLTADGFAYRERGRGTFVCAAKVEKHIAHLLGFSAEMKLLGLKASSRVLASATVSASPQIAASLQVDPQAPLTMLHRLRLANGEPIAIEQVWVPQTRFPEIDKVDFAKASLYDTLRDRYGVRIGSANETIEARGATKAEAALLGVALRASLLVVSRTLLDGDGHPVELAHSMYRGDRYRAVLTIPATGMDAKEKVNLPRDRVKVRRSKTLA, encoded by the coding sequence TTGAAAAAGAGACAAGGACGTGAAGCAAAGAAAGTAACTCCAGCAGTCACAAAACGTGGGGATGGGTTTGTACCCCTGGATAAGAACAGCTTTGAGCCTCTGTACTTTCAGATGCAGAAGCAGATGGAGCAGAAGATCCGGTCGGGAAAGCTGGCGGTGCATGATCCGCTCCCGGGTGAGGCGGAGCTTTCGCGTATCTTCGGGGTGAGCCGGATGACCTCACGGCAGGCGTTGCAGGGCTTGACCGCGGATGGGTTTGCGTATCGCGAGCGTGGGCGTGGAACGTTTGTGTGCGCGGCGAAGGTGGAGAAGCATATCGCGCATCTGCTGGGCTTCAGCGCGGAGATGAAGCTGCTGGGGCTGAAGGCGAGCTCAAGGGTGCTGGCTTCGGCTACGGTCAGTGCCTCACCGCAGATTGCAGCGAGCCTTCAGGTTGATCCGCAGGCTCCGTTGACCATGCTGCACCGGCTGCGTTTGGCGAATGGAGAGCCGATCGCGATTGAGCAGGTGTGGGTGCCGCAGACGCGATTCCCGGAGATCGATAAAGTCGACTTCGCGAAGGCTTCGCTCTACGACACGCTGCGGGATCGTTATGGCGTGAGGATCGGGTCGGCGAACGAGACGATCGAGGCGCGGGGCGCGACGAAGGCGGAGGCTGCGCTGCTCGGCGTTGCTCTTCGGGCGAGCTTGTTGGTGGTGTCGCGTACGCTGCTGGATGGCGATGGGCATCCCGTGGAGCTGGCGCACTCGATGTATCGCGGCGACCGGTATCGCGCTGTGCTGACGATTCCGGCGACAGGCATGGATGCGAAGGAGAAGGTAAATCTTCCGCGAGACCGCGTGAAGGTGAGGAGGAGTAAAACGCTTGCGTGA
- a CDS encoding tetratricopeptide repeat protein yields MVRCVWMLGLVMVGAAAAQTGKPCPTDGSAQPKGCVVAPAKAPGNAFPYPGDTPDTPAADAPAPSAPKTVAPDAPAAPAPSGAADRFPYPGEAPAAPAPKAGGAGDKFPYPGETPADGSSSSSSSSSSSSGGEDPAAADDKGPLKDEGTTGSTKSSRRRLRPPAQKILSDPEREDEDLTVAKFYLSRGNLQGAYLRTKDAVKVQPDDPDSHWALADVADKMGKKDEATTEYQAYLKLDPEGEHVKAAKAALGKLK; encoded by the coding sequence ATGGTTCGTTGCGTCTGGATGCTTGGGTTGGTGATGGTGGGCGCTGCGGCGGCGCAGACGGGGAAGCCTTGTCCGACGGATGGGAGCGCTCAGCCGAAGGGGTGCGTGGTGGCACCGGCGAAGGCTCCGGGGAACGCGTTTCCTTATCCGGGAGATACGCCGGACACACCTGCCGCGGATGCGCCTGCACCTTCGGCACCGAAGACGGTGGCTCCGGATGCGCCTGCGGCCCCGGCACCTTCGGGAGCGGCGGACAGGTTTCCTTATCCGGGGGAGGCTCCTGCGGCTCCGGCTCCGAAGGCGGGTGGGGCGGGGGATAAGTTTCCGTATCCGGGGGAGACTCCGGCCGATGGTTCGAGTTCTTCGAGTTCGTCCAGCTCTTCGAGTTCCGGCGGGGAGGATCCGGCTGCGGCGGATGACAAGGGTCCTCTGAAGGATGAGGGGACGACGGGTTCGACGAAGAGCTCGCGACGTCGTTTGCGTCCGCCGGCACAGAAGATTCTGAGCGACCCGGAGAGGGAAGATGAAGACCTTACGGTCGCGAAGTTTTATCTGTCGCGGGGAAATCTGCAGGGAGCGTATCTGCGGACGAAGGATGCGGTGAAAGTGCAGCCGGACGATCCGGACAGCCACTGGGCGCTGGCAGACGTGGCGGACAAGATGGGGAAGAAGGATGAGGCGACGACCGAGTATCAGGCTTATCTGAAGCTCGATCCCGAGGGAGAGCATGTGAAGGCCGCCAAGGCTGCGCTGGGGAAGCTGAAGTAG
- a CDS encoding DMT family transporter codes for MKTRTVLQILLLSAVWGISFLMIRIAGTVFPPVWVGLMRSSLGALLLWTVLLLGGNKLPPRRLIRWLLLVALFNNAIPFTLFALGEKTVPSNIAGVINATTPIWTLLLSLAIFRVRMTALMIGGVLLAFVGVVVVVMNQTADPAQVPGAALRGSIVIALAALGYAIATVIAKAKLNGLDPIGLATTQLTLSAGMLLPFAVFGEHPSALSWAPVAAISVLGFAGSGLAYLLYYKLLGEVSATQVVAVTYLLPLWGLLWGAVAHEAVGLPACVGVAITIVGLVILNWKPTPKEQAVKAQTA; via the coding sequence ATGAAGACGAGGACGGTACTGCAGATTCTGTTGTTGTCGGCGGTTTGGGGTATTTCGTTTCTGATGATCCGGATAGCGGGGACGGTGTTTCCGCCGGTGTGGGTTGGGCTGATGCGCTCGAGCCTGGGGGCTCTGCTGCTTTGGACCGTGTTGCTGCTGGGCGGCAATAAGCTGCCGCCGCGCCGGTTGATTCGGTGGCTTCTCCTGGTGGCGCTGTTCAACAATGCGATTCCATTCACGCTGTTCGCGCTGGGCGAGAAGACGGTACCGAGCAACATTGCCGGGGTGATCAATGCGACGACGCCGATCTGGACGCTTCTGCTCTCGCTTGCGATCTTTCGGGTGAGGATGACGGCGCTGATGATTGGCGGGGTGCTGCTGGCGTTCGTCGGGGTGGTGGTTGTGGTGATGAACCAGACGGCCGATCCGGCGCAGGTGCCGGGGGCTGCGCTGCGGGGCTCGATTGTGATTGCGCTGGCGGCGCTGGGGTATGCGATTGCGACGGTGATTGCGAAGGCCAAGCTGAATGGGCTCGATCCGATTGGGCTGGCAACGACGCAGTTGACGCTTTCGGCGGGGATGCTGCTGCCGTTCGCTGTGTTCGGGGAGCATCCTTCGGCACTTTCGTGGGCGCCAGTGGCGGCGATTTCGGTGCTTGGCTTCGCCGGGAGCGGGCTGGCTTACCTGCTGTATTACAAGCTGCTGGGCGAGGTTTCGGCGACGCAGGTGGTGGCGGTAACGTACCTGCTTCCGTTGTGGGGGCTGCTGTGGGGCGCGGTCGCGCATGAGGCAGTGGGCCTGCCGGCGTGTGTGGGCGTGGCGATTACGATTGTCGGGCTGGTGATTCTGAACTGGAAGCCGACACCCAAGGAGCAGGCGGTGAAAGCGCAGACTGCCTGA